The following proteins come from a genomic window of Salvia hispanica cultivar TCC Black 2014 chromosome 4, UniMelb_Shisp_WGS_1.0, whole genome shotgun sequence:
- the LOC125185601 gene encoding probable disease resistance protein At1g59620, translated as MAYNLQPLITILEGILDPHQSRWIVDENNPQLQSLIDKATSLQQLLDSKSSFTQLDSQIREVAHQAEDIIESHMVDHMLSGSDCVRFTLSTPDLQQVTRDLDSLMEQAEKLVEMERELHSAMEQLKLVDEKILSSSSSNSKSVVVGFDEDLMQLKDRLTGVRTKLEIVPIVGMGGVGKTTLA; from the coding sequence ATGGCTTACAATCTTCAACCACTCATCACCATTCTTGAAGGAATTCTTGATCCTCACCAATCACGATGGATTGTTGATGAAAACAACCCTCAACTCCAATCCCTCATCGATAAAGCTACTTCTCTGCAGCAGCTCCTGGATAGTAAATCTTCATTCACCCAACTAGACAGCCAAATTAGAGAAGTAGCACATCAAGCTGAAGACATCATTGAATCCCACATGGTTGATCATATGCTCTCTGGATCGGATTGTGTGAGATTCACTCTTTCCACACCAGATCTGCAGCAAGTAACACGAGATCTTGATTCTCTTATGGAGCAAGCAGAGAAGCTTGTGGAGATGGAGCGAGAGCTTCATTCTGCTATGGAACAACTGAAGCTCGTGGATGAGAAGATTCTGTCTAGCAGTTCATCGAATTCCAAGAGTGTTGTGGTTGGATTTGATGAAGATCTGATGCAGCTCAAGGATCGGCTGACTGGTGTGCGGACAAAGCTGGAGATCGTCCCCATCGTTGGTATGGGTGGAGTAGGTAAAACCACTCTTGCTTGA